The genomic stretch GAGTTCTGATTATTGTTTGTTTGATGGAaggtcattttgtgtttttgtttcttctcaaTGTGAACATTTCATTGTACAGTTGTATTTCATAAATGTTTAGCTCTTTTGGCGTCTCCTTCTTTACATTTTGATGTGAAAGTTTCTTTATGGAGACACTTGACAAAACTACATGAGATGAACCATGtgagcagtgggcggggctaaacagtgtgatgtcattctGTAGGACTCTGGACTGAgcatggatcagagagagaccagagaggacgcagcccctcccaccaccagcaGGGCGGCGCTGGAGAGTGAACACTCTATTGGACGAGCGATTAATTTTAAAAAGGAGCATGGTCTACAGTGAGTCTGAGCCAAAGATTAGATCTGCCTGTTggagtgtgtttacatgcacagaagaAATCTGACCACAAACACCAGGTTTACATGTGTCGGGTCATTGTAGGATTAGGGTCAAACTCAACTGATTTTAGTCTTCACTGATCTTTGTCGTTGCTGCGTTTGTTTGACTTTCTTGCTCTATTTTCTTCTTTAACCCATGAGGTGTATAATCTGAATGAAATCACATCAGATTTTACTGTTTTCagtcacatttgagtaatctgaCAACTGtagaaatcagattatgatcagattttaagtgtgcatttaaacacagacactgaaggattTTAAGAGTGAAAACGTTTAACAAACATCCATTACATTCAGTGTCACTGTCAGGCCTCGACCTGGACCAGAGTCTGGACATGAACAACTTTgaggtttaaaataaaaacatgtcaacaatAGAATGAATTTAGAGAaataatgaaagagaaaatactTTGTAAAATGTGGTGTTTCTTTGTTCAAACTGTGGCACTGCAGCGTCTGTGGTGAGGGCCTCATGAACACTTTGTACAAGTATCAGACCTGAGTCATAACAGTCCCATGTGTTTTACTGTgactgaagtgtgttttcttctgtgtctcaGGATCCACCAGAAACATCCTCCATCTGAACCTGGTCCCATCTGTGAGTCCCTCAGGAGTGACTGGTCTATGGGACATCCTATTGCTTTTGCCACAGAGCCGTGAGTTTCCATTGAATAAAACAGTTGAAATGAACATAAGTGTTTGATGAGTCTCTCTCACAGAGTGGAGCAGCAGGGTCCAGAGGTCTCCAGTGGTCAGCACCATcagacacagctggactccatatttaaggtctgtcactaaagtttgtaaatgttcagatgaatgagaacttgttccacacagatctgacactgactgcatttgtgttgtttataatgtgtctgtTCAGCTTCTGGAGGAGGACATCTTCACTTTTGTCCAGAAGGAGCTGAAGAAGCTCCACAAGGTTCTGAGTacagattacccagaatgcttagAGCCTGTagaggatgaagagcagaggagcagcagtgaggCTGTTCTGAAGATCACACTGAACTTCCTGAGGAGGATGAAGCAGAAGGAGCTGGCTGAGCGTCTGTGGAGCAGTAggaccatttaacacatttaacaaggTGCTCACAGTCGTTTTATATTCTCTGAGACTCAGGCCTGAATCTGTTGTCTTCATTCAGGGACTTATTCTGGAGTTTATCGACGTAAACTGAAGTCTAACCTGCAGCagaagtttgagtgtgtgtttgagggcatcgctaaagcaggaaaccccacccttctgaatcagatctacacagagctctacatcacagagggagggtcttcagaggtcaaccaggaacatgaggtcagacacatggaAACAGCCTCCAGGAAACCAGACCCAGCAGAGACACCCATCACATGtgaagacatgtttaaaggcccagctcacacacatggaccaatcagaacagtgctgacaaagggagtggctggcatcgggaaaacagtgctcactcagaagttcagtctggactgggctgaaggcaaagccaaccaggacatacagctgctgttcccgttcactttcagagcactcaatgtGCTGAAGGAGAGAAGCTTCAGCTTGGTGACACTTGTTCATCACTTCTttagtcaaacacaaacagaactctgcagctttgaagacctccaggtgctcttcatctttgacggtctggacgagtgcagacTTCCTCTGGACTTCACCAAAACCAAGGCCCTGACCGACCCCACAGAGTCCGCCTCACTGCACGTGCTGCTGGTAAACCTCATCAGGGGGAGCCTGCTTCCCTCCGCTCGCCTCTGGATAACCACACGACCCGCGGCGGCCAATCAGATCCCTGCTGagtgcgtctccatggtgacagaggtcagagggttcaCCGACCCACAGAAGGAACAGTACTTCAGGAAGAGGTTCAGAGACGAGGCCGAAACAatcatctcccacatcaagACGTCCAGAAGCCTCCACATCATGTGCTACATGCCAATCTTCTGCTGGATCGCTGCCACAGTCCTGGAGCATGTgttgaaaagcagagagagaggagagctgccCAAGACCCTGACTCAGATGtacatccacttcctggtggTTCAGGCCAAAGTCATGAACATCAAGTATGAAGGAAGATCTGAGACAGACTCACACTGGAGTCCAGAGACCAGGAAGATGGTGGAGtctctgggaaaactggcctttgagcagctgcagaaaggaaaccTGATCTTCTACGAGTGTGACCTGAGTGAATGTGGACTGGACGCTGCAGCggcctcagtgtactctggagtgttcacacaggtctttagagaggatccaggcctgtaccaggacaaggtctactgcttcatccatctgagtgtgcaggagtttctggctgctcttcacgTCCATCAGACCTTCATCAACACTGGGATCAACCTGCTCTCAGAGGAACAAACATCATGGTGGACAAATATTTTTAGAAGGAATTCAGTCCAGTTTTACCAGACAGCTGTGGACCAGGCCTTGCAGAGTCCAAATGGACACCTGGACCTGCTCCTCCGCTTCCTCCTGGGTCTTTCActgtcgaccaatcagagccttcTACAAGGTCTGATGACACAGACAGAAAGTAGCTCCCagaccaatcagaaaacagttgAGTACATCAAGAAGAAGCTGAGTGAGGAtgtgtctgcagagaggagcatcaacctcctccactgtctgaatgaactgaatgagCGTTCTCTGGTGGAGCAGATCCAACAGGTCCTGAGTTCAGGACGTCTGTCTGAAGGTGGACTGTCTCCTGCTCAGTGGTCAGCTCTGGCCTTCATCTTACTGTCATCAGAAGAAGATCTGGACcagtttgagctgaagaaaTACTGTGCTTCAGAGGAGGCTCTCCTGAGGCTGCTGCCAGTGGTCAAGGCCTCTAACAAAGCTCTGTGAGTAACATTTGTTTAACAGAGGATGGTTTGATTCAACTTCTACATGAACAATGTTTTCTTTctccagactgagcagctgtaacctgtcagagagaagctgtgaagctctgtcctcagtcctcagctcccagtcctctagtctgacAGTCCTGGATCTCAGTCTCAACGACTTGAAGGACTCAGGGCTGAAGATGTTGTCTGTTGGTCTGAATAGTCCTCACTGTAAACTGGAACAGCTCAGGTCAGAGGGGGTAATATTATGCACTATTATTACATAACCTGTTGGTCCttgaaaaacaacatttgatAAAAGTAACATCAAGACTTGACCAGCCCTCTTTTTCAGCGTGGCCTAAATAACTTAAATGTGTAGTGGGAACTGGGAACTGTGGGGTTTCTTCCCCGAAAAATAATTTTGTAAATAATCACATAAATTCCTGTATTTTGCTGCATTTTAGTTACTATTTTTAATGGTCTTATTAAAATAAGTTGGAGAGATCTCATCTATACTTAAAACTGCATCAGACAATAGGCCTGTTCTGTTCTTTTACATGTTATATTAAATCATTTATTTCAAGTTAAATGTCACGATCAATGCATCATTTACACCTAAAAATCAGTTGAATTCTCTGATGCTCTGgacaggtcaggttttttctttttttcttgagttgGTGCATTTTAAACCTTTTCATTATAAGGCTCAATCTGCAGTTTGTCAATGTAgaaggttttattttgaaaaggccAAGGGAATGAACAGTGATGGTGCTTTACAACCCACAATGAATCAAAGCAGAAATAAACGACTTACCGCACGTGTAGCCGCTGACCGCTCCTCACAGAGCCATAGCAGAGTCGCTCTGTGTCAGATGGAGAGAtgtgagggggcggagctccCTTCAGCCACACACCCCTCTCACATCTCTCACGTCTGGAGTCAAACAAGCCCAGCACCGGCCCACATAGGCTGAGGCTTAAACTCTTGTGTGGTGGTTCTAGTCTCtaatgtccctctgtctcctcagtctgtccctctgtggactgtcccctcacagctgtgggcctctgtcctcagtcctcagctcctccagtctcacacacctggatctcagtcacaacgacctccaggactcaggagtggagctgctgtgttctggactgaagagcgccccctgcagactggAGACGCTCAGGTGAGACACTCCCATGATGCACTCTGCCCCCTTGTGTCCACATGAGTGTAATGCTGTGTCTTTAGGCTGTCTGGATGTCTGGTCtcacagaggggcggggctgctctggcctcagctctgagctccgccccctcccacctgagagagttagacctgagctacaaccatccaggaccctcagcagagctcctgaccgctctacaggaccagcgccccctgctgtctgtcaggtgagagcgccccctgctgtctgtcaaaggcacaaccacacacacagcagcacactggAGGTGAGGCCTTTAGGCACAAAGGCAGAGGAACCACCAACCCTCAGGCCACTCCCAGCTCCATCTGCATTGGTCCAGatgttggacctggtttatggatcatatctgtgtaattactggacctCACACGAATCTGGCACAAAAGTCAGTGTTTTCTCTGTCGGCTCAAAAAACCTCTGAACATACCTGTATATtgtgcagtagcagtagtattagtagaggtagtagcaactgcagtagtagtagtagtagtcgtagtagtagtatatttatACCTGTATATGTCCCCTGTTGTCCCTTATACACAGAGGTGTCAGGACTGTCCCAGAGCTAGATGGGGTTGGGCTGAGGTCTGTCCTGGATcttgggtttagacctggtccttctcctggtctcagtctggaTCTGAGGGTCCACTGTGCAGGACTCAGGGTGGGGTTCTGACGGGACTGGGTCTCTAACCTGTGCACGTGGGAGTTGAGGATGAGGagatatatacaaacatacaccTAAGTCCTGTGCTTGTCCTGTGGAGTctgctgctcctttctgctcactatgatcctggtgtagtcctggtttagtcctggttcagttctggtagATCCAGTCCTGGATTATTGTGaagtaaatatgtgtgttttagtgGTGTTCAAAGTCAACATCACTGACACGTGCTGTAACAGTCAGTATTACCAGTGTATTTCTGTTGTAGTACCTGATAGCACCATATGGTGGCGCCTCTCTATTTGTAATGTACTGTAAGGTCACAGGTCATCACTTGTTGCTGTGTTATGGACACACACCTGTGCGCTCTACAGCTCAAGTAATGTGTGGTACAGGTATAAAACGGACTCTTTCATGTGTGATTGTTGTTGCCGTGGAGACGTGGCATTGTTTGgtttataaatgtgaaataaaccaAGTATCAGTGTAAATCTACAAGTCTTGTTGTTCTTCTATCCCAGAGCACATGTTAATGGCTGTAGCTAGCGCTCTCTGCCTGACCACTACCACACGTTACAGTGCTGAAAACTCCATGGCTAACTCCCCGCGCAcatattcacttatttatttctcCACTCTGGGTTTGAAGACTTTAGTGTCTGTTTCTCACTGATTCCTGGGTCTTTGTGGATCATTTAAAAACTCAGATGGAGCTCAGACTTGTCTCTGTCGCTCTGTCTGTACAACAGGCTCTGATCCTCATGTGTCCACACACAGAGGCCCCGCCCCCAAAGTGTCCACACACAGAGGCCCCGCCCCCAAAGTGTCCACACACAGAGGCCCCGCCCCCAAAGTGTCCACACACAGAGGCCCCGCCCCCAGAGTGTCAACACACAGAGGCCCCGCCCCCAAAGTGTCCACGCCCAGAGGCCCCGCCCCCAAAGTGTCCACACACAGAGGCCCCGCCCCCAAAGTGTCCACACACAGAGGCCCCGCCcccaaagtgtgtgtgtgagatcaatgtgtgtgtgtgtgtgagagagagagagactaatgtgcatgtcgtgtgtttcagtctcatgtcatgtgtttcagtctcatgtcacgtgtttcagtctcatgtcgtgcgtttcagtctcatgtcgcgtgtttcagactcatgtcgtgtgtttcagtctcacgtcgtgtgtttcagtctcatgtcgtgtgtttcagtctcatgtcgcgtgtttcagtctcatgtcgtgtgtttcagtctcacgtcgtttgtttcagtctcatgtcgtatgtttcagtctcacgtcgtgtgtttcagtctcacgttgtgtttcagtctcatgtcccgtatttcagtctcatgttgcgtgtttcagtctgatgtcgcgtgtttcagtctcatgtcgcgtgtttcactctgatgtcgcgtgtttcagtctcatgtcgcgtgtttcagtctgatgtcgcgtgtttcagtctcatgtcacgtgtttcagtctcatgtcgtgtgtttcagtctcatgtcgtatgtttcagtctcacgtcgtgtgtttcagtctcacgtcgtgtttcagtctcatgttgcgtgtttcagtctcatgttgcgtgtttcagtctcatgttgcgtgtttcagtctgatgtcgcgtgtttcagtctcatgtcgcgtgtttcagtctcatgtcgcgtgtttcagtctcatgtcgtgtgtttcagtctgatatcgtgtgtttcagtctcaagtcgtgtgtttcagtctcacgtcgtatgtttcagtctcacgtcgtatatttcagtctcacgtcgtgtgtttcagtctcatgtcgtatGTTTTAGTCTCACgtcatgtgtttcagtctcacgtcgtgtttcagtctcacgtcgtgtttcagtctcatgtcgcgtgtttcagtctgatatcgcgtgtttcagtctgatatcgcatgtttcagtctcatgtcgtgtgtttcagtctcatgtcgagTGTTTCCGTCtcatgtcgcgtgtttcagtctcatgtcgtgtgtttcagtctcatgtcgtgtgtttcagtctgatatcgtgtgtttcagtctcatgtcgtgtgtttcagtctcatgtcgtatgtttcagtctcacgtcgtgtttcagtctcatgtcgcatgtttcagtctcacgtcgtgcgtttcagtctcatgtcgtgcgTTTCAGTCTCACGTTGtgcgtttcagtctcatgtcgtgtgtttcagtctcatgtcgtgtgtttcagtctcatgtcgtgtttcagtctcacgtcgtgtttcagtctcatgtcgcgtgtttcagtctgatgtcgcgtgtttcagtctcatgtcgcgtgtttcagtctcatgtcgtgcgTTTCAGTCTCACgtcgtgtttcagtctcatgttgcgtgtttcagtctcatgttgcgtgtttcagtctcatgtcatgcgtttcagtctcatgtcgtgcgtttcagtctcatgtcgtgcgTTTCAGTCTGAtatcgtg from Periophthalmus magnuspinnatus isolate fPerMag1 chromosome 14, fPerMag1.2.pri, whole genome shotgun sequence encodes the following:
- the LOC117381190 gene encoding protein NLRC3-like gives rise to the protein MDQRETREDAAPPTTSRAALESEHSIGRAINFKKEHGLQIHQKHPPSEPGPICESLRSDWSMGHPIAFATEPVEQQGPEVSSGQHHQTQLDSIFKLLEEDIFTFVQKELKKLHKVLSTDYPECLEPVEDEEQRSSSEAVLKITLNFLRRMKQKELAERLWSRTYSGVYRRKLKSNLQQKFECVFEGIAKAGNPTLLNQIYTELYITEGGSSEVNQEHEVRHMETASRKPDPAETPITCEDMFKGPAHTHGPIRTVLTKGVAGIGKTVLTQKFSLDWAEGKANQDIQLLFPFTFRALNVLKERSFSLVTLVHHFFSQTQTELCSFEDLQVLFIFDGLDECRLPLDFTKTKALTDPTESASLHVLLVNLIRGSLLPSARLWITTRPAAANQIPAECVSMVTEVRGFTDPQKEQYFRKRFRDEAETIISHIKTSRSLHIMCYMPIFCWIAATVLEHVLKSRERGELPKTLTQMYIHFLVVQAKVMNIKYEGRSETDSHWSPETRKMVESLGKLAFEQLQKGNLIFYECDLSECGLDAAAASVYSGVFTQVFREDPGLYQDKVYCFIHLSVQEFLAALHVHQTFINTGINLLSEEQTSWWTNIFRRNSVQFYQTAVDQALQSPNGHLDLLLRFLLGLSLSTNQSLLQGLMTQTESSSQTNQKTVEYIKKKLSEDVSAERSINLLHCLNELNERSLVEQIQQVLSSGRLSEGGLSPAQWSALAFILLSSEEDLDQFELKKYCASEEALLRLLPVVKASNKALLSSCNLSERSCEALSSVLSSQSSSLTVLDLSLNDLKDSGLKMLSVGLNSPHCKLEQLSLSLCGLSPHSCGPLSSVLSSSSLTHLDLSHNDLQDSGVELLCSGLKSAPCRLETLRLSGCLVSQRGGAALASALSSAPSHLRELDLSYNHPGPSAELLTALQDQRPLLSVRLEFAGAVRLTPGLRKYFCDLTLDPNTAHRKLKLSDNNKKVTRVTEEQPYPDHQDRFETWPQILCSTGLTGRCYWEVQWSGDVYISVSYRGIRRKGNRDSLFGANDQSWSLIRSEGGFSVVHNNKHTSLPQPWPSSSGTVSVFVDCPAGSLSFYTVSSDQLTHLHTFNTTFTHTLIPGFMICPDSSVCVCAPTHSPSSV